The Ooceraea biroi isolate clonal line C1 chromosome 1, Obir_v5.4, whole genome shotgun sequence genome has a window encoding:
- the LOC105280263 gene encoding alpha,alpha-trehalose-phosphate synthase [UDP-forming] isoform X1: MSTEPGSFTSNSRMIVVSNRLPFVLKRNETTGQLERKASAGGLVTAVAPVVINGNGVWVGWPGMHMENPDEPIPESDPNDRTPTAGLLSRKVVAVHVDANVFDSYYNGCCNGTFWPLFHSMPDRATFIAEHWRAYSTVNEEFAAKTVGALEEMYKEQENQPNGTPLVWVHDYHLMLAANWIRQAAEEKDLRLKLGFFLHIPFPPWDIFRLFPWADEILQGMLGCDMVGFHIQDYCLNFVDCCQRCLGCRVDRKNLLVEHGGRTVRVRPLPIGIPFDRFVSLAETANKVMQSNQKIVLGVDRLDYTKGLVHRLKAFEMLLEKHPEHREQVTMLQIAVPSRTDVREYQDLKLEMDQLIGCINGRFTTPNWSPIRYIYGCVSQDELAAFYRDAAVALVTPLRDGMNLVAKEFVACQINTPPGVLIVSPFAGAGEMMHEALICNPYEIDEAAEVIHRALTMPEDERTLRMNHLRRRERIYDVNYWMKSFLQVMGSLEEHDSVGATTMQPVTMDDFDDYLNKYIGDNHKLALLLDYDGTLAPIATHPDLAILPLETKNVLQRLSNMSDVYIAIISGRNVNNVKSMVGIEGITYAGNHGLEILHPDGSKFVHPMPAELEDKVASLMQILQEQLCRDGAWVENKGALLTFHYRETPMESRPKMVDQARKLIENAGFKACTAHCAIEAKPPVEWNKGHASIYILRTAFGLDWSERIRIIYAGDDVTDEDAMKALKGMAATFRVASSHIIRTSAERRLPSTDSVLTMLKWVERHLSRRKPRNSIDIPGIPSRFRRSSGGITMEMSYTPPKTPLES; this comes from the exons ATGTCTACAGAACCAGGTAGCTTCACCTCCAACAGCAGAATGATTGTCGTGAGCAACAGGTTGCCGTTTGTGCTTAAGCGGAACGAGACGACCGGTCAGCTGGAACGTAAAGCCAG TGCCGGTGGCCTGGTAACCGCGGTAGCGCCAGTTGTCATAAACGGAAATGGAGTTTGGGTCGGATGGCCGGGCATGCACATGGAAAATCCGGACGAACCGATTCCCGAATCCGATCCCAACGATCGTACCCCCACAGCCGGCCTGTTATCTCGCAAA GTGGTTGCGGTGCACGTTGACGCCAACGTCTTTGATTCATATTACAACGGGTGCTGCAATGGAACCTTCTGGCCTCTCTTCCACTCGATGCCGGATCGAGCAACCTTCATCGCGGAGCATTGGCGCGCGTATTCCACGGTCAACGAAGAGTTTGCTGCAAAGACG GTCGGTGCGTTGGAAGAAATGTACAAGGAACAGGAGAACCAGCCCAACGGCACGCCATTGGTATGGGTTCACGACTATCATTTAATGTTGGCTGCCAACTGGATCAGGCAAGCTGCTGAGGAGAAGGATCTCAGATTGAAATTAGGCTTCTTCCTTCACATACCCTTTCCACCGTGGGATATTTTCAGGCTCTTTCCATGGGCCGACGAAATCCTGCAGGGTATGCTCG GATGCGACATGGTGGGCTTTCACATTCAGGACTACTGTCTGAACTTTGTCGATTGCTGCCAGAGATGTCTCGGCTGTAGAGTGGACCGCAAGAATTTGCTGGTCGAACACGGCGGCAGAACAGTGCGAGTAAGACCACTGCCAATCGGCATCCCATTCGACAGATTTGTCTCGCTGGCAGAGACTGCTAATAAGGTCATGCAATCGAATCAGAAGATCGTTCTCGGCGTCGATCGTCTCGATTACACCAAGGGTCTCGTTCATAGACTGAAAGCCTTCGAAATGCTACTGGAGAAGCATCCCGAGCATCGTGAGCAG GTGACGATGCTTCAAATCGCGGTGCCGTCACGCACGGACGTTCGCGAGTATCAGGATCTCAAGCTGGAGATGGATCAGCTGATTGGTTGCATAAACGGTCGCTTCACAACGCCCAACTGGTCACCCATTCGTTACATCTATGGCTGCGTCAGCCAGGACGAGTTAGCGGCATTTTACAGGGACGCCGCTGTCGCTCTCGTCACACCGCTCAGGGACGGTATGAATTTAGTTGCAAAGGAATTTGTCGCCTGCCAAATCAACACGCCGCCGGGAGTACTAATAGTGTCACCATTCGCCGGAGCCGGCGAAATGATGCACGAGGCCTTGATCTGCAACCCATATGAGATCGACGAGGCTGCGGAAGTGATTCACAG AGCTCTTACGATGCCCGAGGACGAGCGGACGTTAAGAATGAACCACTTACGTCGTCGTGAGAGGATATACGACGTCAACTATTGGATGAAGTCTTTCCTTCAAGTGATGGGATCGCTCGAAGAGCACGATTCCGTTGGCGCTACTACGATGCAGCCCGTGACCATGGACGATTTCGATGATTACTTGAACAA ATACATCGGTGATAATCATAAATTGGCGCTTCTGTTGGACTACGACGGCACGTTGGCGCCCATTGCCACGCATCCTGACCTGGCCATCTTACCGCTCGAGACGAAGAACGTTCTGCAGAGGCTGTCCAACATGTCAGACGTATATATTGCCATTATATCTGGCAGGAACGTCAACAACGTAAAATCGATGGTCGGTATAGAGGGTATCACGTACGCCGGGAATCATGGACTGGAAATCCTACATCCGGATGGTAGCAAGTTTGTTCATCCCATGCCCGCTGAATTGGAAGACAAGGTGGCCAGTTTGATGCAGATACTTCAGGAGCAG CTCTGTAGAGACGGTGCATGGGTCGAGAATAAAGGAGCGCTTCTTACGTTCCATTATCGCGAGACTCCGATGGAGAGTCGTCCCAAGATGGTCGATCAAGCCAGGAAACTCATCGAGAACGCAGGATTCAAGGCCTGCACCGCGCATTGTGCCATCGAGGCGAAACCGCCAGTCGAATGGAACAAAGGTCACGCTTCCATTTACATCTTGCGCACGGCGTTTGGATTAGATTGGAGCGAACGCATCAGGATTATATACGCTGGTGACGACGTTACGGATGAGGACGCGATGAAG GCCTTGAAAGGTATGGCTGCTACTTTCCGCGTGGCATCGTCGCACATCATTCGCACCTCCGCCGAAAGACGTCTGCCCAGCACCGATTCTGTCCTCACGATGTTGAAATGGGTCGAGAGGCACCTCAGTAGGCGCAAGCCCCGCAACAGCATCGACATCCCAGGCATTCCATCGCGATTTCGACGTAGCAGTGGTGGGATCACGATGGAGATGTCATACACCCCGCCAAAGACACCTCTCGAGTCCTAG
- the LOC105280263 gene encoding alpha,alpha-trehalose-phosphate synthase [UDP-forming] isoform X2 — MIVVSNRLPFVLKRNETTGQLERKASAGGLVTAVAPVVINGNGVWVGWPGMHMENPDEPIPESDPNDRTPTAGLLSRKVVAVHVDANVFDSYYNGCCNGTFWPLFHSMPDRATFIAEHWRAYSTVNEEFAAKTVGALEEMYKEQENQPNGTPLVWVHDYHLMLAANWIRQAAEEKDLRLKLGFFLHIPFPPWDIFRLFPWADEILQGMLGCDMVGFHIQDYCLNFVDCCQRCLGCRVDRKNLLVEHGGRTVRVRPLPIGIPFDRFVSLAETANKVMQSNQKIVLGVDRLDYTKGLVHRLKAFEMLLEKHPEHREQVTMLQIAVPSRTDVREYQDLKLEMDQLIGCINGRFTTPNWSPIRYIYGCVSQDELAAFYRDAAVALVTPLRDGMNLVAKEFVACQINTPPGVLIVSPFAGAGEMMHEALICNPYEIDEAAEVIHRALTMPEDERTLRMNHLRRRERIYDVNYWMKSFLQVMGSLEEHDSVGATTMQPVTMDDFDDYLNKYIGDNHKLALLLDYDGTLAPIATHPDLAILPLETKNVLQRLSNMSDVYIAIISGRNVNNVKSMVGIEGITYAGNHGLEILHPDGSKFVHPMPAELEDKVASLMQILQEQLCRDGAWVENKGALLTFHYRETPMESRPKMVDQARKLIENAGFKACTAHCAIEAKPPVEWNKGHASIYILRTAFGLDWSERIRIIYAGDDVTDEDAMKALKGMAATFRVASSHIIRTSAERRLPSTDSVLTMLKWVERHLSRRKPRNSIDIPGIPSRFRRSSGGITMEMSYTPPKTPLES, encoded by the exons ATGATTGTCGTGAGCAACAGGTTGCCGTTTGTGCTTAAGCGGAACGAGACGACCGGTCAGCTGGAACGTAAAGCCAG TGCCGGTGGCCTGGTAACCGCGGTAGCGCCAGTTGTCATAAACGGAAATGGAGTTTGGGTCGGATGGCCGGGCATGCACATGGAAAATCCGGACGAACCGATTCCCGAATCCGATCCCAACGATCGTACCCCCACAGCCGGCCTGTTATCTCGCAAA GTGGTTGCGGTGCACGTTGACGCCAACGTCTTTGATTCATATTACAACGGGTGCTGCAATGGAACCTTCTGGCCTCTCTTCCACTCGATGCCGGATCGAGCAACCTTCATCGCGGAGCATTGGCGCGCGTATTCCACGGTCAACGAAGAGTTTGCTGCAAAGACG GTCGGTGCGTTGGAAGAAATGTACAAGGAACAGGAGAACCAGCCCAACGGCACGCCATTGGTATGGGTTCACGACTATCATTTAATGTTGGCTGCCAACTGGATCAGGCAAGCTGCTGAGGAGAAGGATCTCAGATTGAAATTAGGCTTCTTCCTTCACATACCCTTTCCACCGTGGGATATTTTCAGGCTCTTTCCATGGGCCGACGAAATCCTGCAGGGTATGCTCG GATGCGACATGGTGGGCTTTCACATTCAGGACTACTGTCTGAACTTTGTCGATTGCTGCCAGAGATGTCTCGGCTGTAGAGTGGACCGCAAGAATTTGCTGGTCGAACACGGCGGCAGAACAGTGCGAGTAAGACCACTGCCAATCGGCATCCCATTCGACAGATTTGTCTCGCTGGCAGAGACTGCTAATAAGGTCATGCAATCGAATCAGAAGATCGTTCTCGGCGTCGATCGTCTCGATTACACCAAGGGTCTCGTTCATAGACTGAAAGCCTTCGAAATGCTACTGGAGAAGCATCCCGAGCATCGTGAGCAG GTGACGATGCTTCAAATCGCGGTGCCGTCACGCACGGACGTTCGCGAGTATCAGGATCTCAAGCTGGAGATGGATCAGCTGATTGGTTGCATAAACGGTCGCTTCACAACGCCCAACTGGTCACCCATTCGTTACATCTATGGCTGCGTCAGCCAGGACGAGTTAGCGGCATTTTACAGGGACGCCGCTGTCGCTCTCGTCACACCGCTCAGGGACGGTATGAATTTAGTTGCAAAGGAATTTGTCGCCTGCCAAATCAACACGCCGCCGGGAGTACTAATAGTGTCACCATTCGCCGGAGCCGGCGAAATGATGCACGAGGCCTTGATCTGCAACCCATATGAGATCGACGAGGCTGCGGAAGTGATTCACAG AGCTCTTACGATGCCCGAGGACGAGCGGACGTTAAGAATGAACCACTTACGTCGTCGTGAGAGGATATACGACGTCAACTATTGGATGAAGTCTTTCCTTCAAGTGATGGGATCGCTCGAAGAGCACGATTCCGTTGGCGCTACTACGATGCAGCCCGTGACCATGGACGATTTCGATGATTACTTGAACAA ATACATCGGTGATAATCATAAATTGGCGCTTCTGTTGGACTACGACGGCACGTTGGCGCCCATTGCCACGCATCCTGACCTGGCCATCTTACCGCTCGAGACGAAGAACGTTCTGCAGAGGCTGTCCAACATGTCAGACGTATATATTGCCATTATATCTGGCAGGAACGTCAACAACGTAAAATCGATGGTCGGTATAGAGGGTATCACGTACGCCGGGAATCATGGACTGGAAATCCTACATCCGGATGGTAGCAAGTTTGTTCATCCCATGCCCGCTGAATTGGAAGACAAGGTGGCCAGTTTGATGCAGATACTTCAGGAGCAG CTCTGTAGAGACGGTGCATGGGTCGAGAATAAAGGAGCGCTTCTTACGTTCCATTATCGCGAGACTCCGATGGAGAGTCGTCCCAAGATGGTCGATCAAGCCAGGAAACTCATCGAGAACGCAGGATTCAAGGCCTGCACCGCGCATTGTGCCATCGAGGCGAAACCGCCAGTCGAATGGAACAAAGGTCACGCTTCCATTTACATCTTGCGCACGGCGTTTGGATTAGATTGGAGCGAACGCATCAGGATTATATACGCTGGTGACGACGTTACGGATGAGGACGCGATGAAG GCCTTGAAAGGTATGGCTGCTACTTTCCGCGTGGCATCGTCGCACATCATTCGCACCTCCGCCGAAAGACGTCTGCCCAGCACCGATTCTGTCCTCACGATGTTGAAATGGGTCGAGAGGCACCTCAGTAGGCGCAAGCCCCGCAACAGCATCGACATCCCAGGCATTCCATCGCGATTTCGACGTAGCAGTGGTGGGATCACGATGGAGATGTCATACACCCCGCCAAAGACACCTCTCGAGTCCTAG